The Thioalkalivibrio thiocyanodenitrificans ARhD 1 genome window below encodes:
- a CDS encoding pilus assembly protein PilM yields the protein MIGFSRKKPPLLGIDISSTTVKLVELSRSGGKYRVESYAVEPLPANAVAEKNIQEPQTVGDTIKRAVKRSGTKTRTCALAVPSSAVITKIITMPASLKPDEMEGQIQVEADQYIPYALEEVNLDFEVIGPTPKNPETVDVLLSASRSEIVEVREATAVMGGLEPKVIDVEAYAIEHTYPLLLNQLEGLEDAETVAIIDIGATMTSINILDQGSLTYTREQTFGGKQLTEEIMRRYGLSYDEAGQAKKEGGLPDNYVSEVLEPFKDTMVQQVGRFLQFFFAASQHNHVDQIVLAGGCASIPGVDELIESRIGTRTQIANPFGRMSLNTRVNPQRLGHDAPSLMIACGLAMRSFD from the coding sequence GTGATAGGGTTCAGCCGCAAGAAACCGCCCCTGCTGGGCATCGACATCAGCTCGACCACGGTCAAGCTGGTGGAACTCAGCCGGTCCGGTGGAAAATACCGTGTCGAGAGCTATGCCGTCGAGCCGTTGCCTGCCAACGCCGTCGCAGAAAAGAACATCCAGGAGCCCCAGACGGTCGGCGACACTATCAAGCGGGCCGTCAAGCGCTCCGGCACCAAGACACGCACCTGCGCCCTGGCCGTGCCCTCCTCCGCGGTCATCACCAAGATCATCACCATGCCCGCCTCCCTCAAGCCAGACGAGATGGAAGGGCAGATCCAGGTCGAGGCCGACCAGTACATCCCGTATGCCCTGGAAGAGGTGAACCTGGATTTCGAGGTGATCGGCCCCACACCCAAGAATCCCGAGACCGTGGATGTGCTCCTGTCCGCCTCGCGCAGCGAGATCGTGGAGGTGCGCGAGGCCACCGCCGTCATGGGGGGGCTCGAGCCCAAGGTCATCGATGTGGAGGCCTACGCCATTGAACATACCTACCCCCTGCTCCTGAACCAGCTGGAAGGACTGGAAGACGCCGAGACGGTGGCCATCATCGATATCGGCGCGACCATGACCAGCATCAACATTCTGGACCAGGGCAGCCTCACCTATACCCGGGAACAGACCTTCGGCGGCAAACAACTGACCGAAGAGATCATGCGCCGCTACGGCCTGTCGTACGATGAGGCGGGTCAGGCCAAGAAGGAAGGCGGCCTGCCCGACAACTACGTTTCCGAGGTATTGGAGCCCTTCAAGGACACGATGGTTCAACAGGTGGGGCGATTCCTGCAGTTCTTCTTCGCCGCCAGCCAGCACAACCATGTGGACCAGATCGTCCTGGCCGGTGGCTGTGCATCCATCCCCGGCGTGGATGAGCTGATCGAGTCCCGGATCGGCACCCGCACTCAGATTGCCAACCCGTTCGGCCGCATGTCGCTCAATACCCGGGTCAACCCGCAGCGGCTCGGTCATGACGCCCCGTCACTGATGATCGCGTGCGGTCTGGCCATGAGGAGCTTCGACTGA